A stretch of Microbacterium sp. LWH3-1.2 DNA encodes these proteins:
- a CDS encoding DNA polymerase Y family protein — protein sequence MSPGTPVRSLVLWFPDWPVTALEREAGAPAAESEDAVGERPGTRTHAPREKSEAKPPVAVVERNLVVACSASARAEGVRRGQRRRDAQARCPGLTLVNADAARDHRAFAPIVSLIEEKAPGVQLVRPGLCALRARGPARYYGGEIEAARMLIGALRDAGLDGVRVGIADGPFTAEQAARAGTSAADPVFAVPAGGAAGFLAPLSVSVLDASAMLGTGAKEATGLVGLLARLGVQTLGGFAEMQTDRVRERFGEWGVRLHALAAGCDSRPVQPRTPPPELQREVAFEPPLEIADQVAFAMRVTADDFVSGLGAVDLVCTELRVELVGDRGERSERVWLHPGSFDAAAVVDRVRWQLAEDVGAGDAAGRGLRSGVTLVRISPEAVDAASHHAPALFGGGPEERVHHALSRVQAMLGHRGVLTPAIGGGRWLAERQVLVPWGEKDERDRTATGAGGLAAQRARPWPGSLPDPLPTTVFADPVPVDVRALGGELVDVDERGNVSAVPALFIESGRRRAIEAWAGPWPVVERGWDAARSRRAHRFQVVDADGSAWLLVCDGDAWTAEATYD from the coding sequence ATGTCGCCGGGCACGCCGGTGCGGAGCCTCGTGCTGTGGTTCCCCGACTGGCCGGTCACGGCTCTCGAGCGGGAGGCGGGCGCGCCCGCGGCGGAATCGGAGGACGCGGTCGGAGAGCGGCCGGGCACTCGGACGCACGCGCCGCGGGAGAAGTCCGAGGCGAAGCCCCCGGTCGCCGTCGTGGAGCGCAACCTCGTGGTGGCGTGCTCGGCGTCCGCGCGTGCGGAGGGGGTGCGCCGCGGGCAACGCCGGCGCGACGCCCAGGCGCGGTGCCCGGGGCTGACGCTGGTGAACGCGGACGCTGCGCGTGATCACCGCGCGTTCGCCCCGATCGTGTCACTGATCGAAGAGAAGGCGCCCGGCGTGCAGCTGGTGCGCCCGGGACTGTGCGCGCTGCGCGCCCGAGGGCCGGCGCGGTACTACGGCGGCGAGATCGAGGCCGCCCGCATGCTGATCGGCGCCCTGCGCGACGCAGGGCTCGACGGGGTGCGGGTGGGCATCGCCGACGGTCCGTTCACCGCGGAGCAGGCGGCGCGCGCCGGCACGAGCGCCGCCGATCCGGTGTTCGCCGTGCCCGCGGGCGGTGCGGCCGGCTTCCTCGCACCACTGTCGGTCTCGGTGCTCGATGCCTCGGCGATGCTCGGCACCGGCGCGAAGGAGGCGACGGGCCTTGTGGGCTTGCTCGCCCGGCTGGGCGTGCAGACCCTCGGCGGGTTCGCCGAGATGCAGACCGATCGCGTGCGTGAGCGGTTCGGCGAGTGGGGCGTCCGGCTCCACGCGCTCGCCGCGGGGTGCGACTCGCGACCGGTGCAGCCGCGCACCCCGCCGCCGGAGCTGCAGCGCGAGGTCGCGTTCGAGCCGCCCCTCGAGATCGCCGACCAGGTGGCGTTCGCCATGCGCGTCACCGCCGACGACTTCGTCTCGGGTCTCGGTGCGGTGGATCTCGTCTGCACCGAGCTGCGGGTCGAACTCGTGGGCGACCGCGGGGAGCGCAGCGAGAGGGTGTGGCTGCATCCGGGCTCGTTCGACGCCGCGGCGGTCGTCGACCGGGTGCGGTGGCAGCTCGCGGAGGACGTCGGCGCCGGCGATGCGGCCGGGCGCGGGCTGCGCAGCGGGGTGACGCTCGTGCGGATCTCGCCGGAGGCGGTGGATGCGGCATCCCATCACGCTCCTGCGCTGTTCGGCGGCGGACCTGAGGAGCGGGTGCACCACGCGCTGTCGCGTGTGCAGGCGATGCTGGGGCACCGCGGCGTACTGACCCCCGCGATCGGCGGCGGGCGGTGGCTGGCCGAGCGCCAGGTGCTCGTGCCCTGGGGTGAGAAGGACGAACGCGACAGGACGGCCACCGGAGCCGGGGGCCTCGCGGCGCAGCGCGCGCGCCCGTGGCCGGGGAGCCTGCCCGACCCGCTGCCGACGACGGTGTTCGCCGATCCGGTGCCGGTCGACGTGCGTGCGCTCGGCGGCGAGTTGGTCGACGTCGACGAGCGGGGCAACGTGTCCGCCGTGCCCGCGCTCTTCATCGAGAGCGGTCGCCGGCGCGCGATCGAGGCGTGGGCGGGGCCGTGGCCGGTGGTGGAGCGCGGATGGGATGCGGCGCGCTCGCGCCGTGCGCATCGGTTCCAGGTCGTCGACGCCGACGGGTCCGCGTGGCTGCTGGTGTGCGACGGCGACGCCTGGACGGCGGAGGCGACCTATGACTAG
- a CDS encoding HNH endonuclease, with translation MRTLVLNAGYEPLAVVSFKRALVLVMNEKATVVEHTETDPVWGTRRSYERPAVIILTRYVRVPGGRHVPVTRRGVLRRDNHHCAYCGKAASTIDHVLPRSRGGADSWENLVACCLRCNNIKSDRTPQEMHWELRFTPHPPRGAQWTVRGTERTDPRWEPYLALAA, from the coding sequence ATGCGCACTCTGGTGCTGAACGCGGGCTACGAGCCGCTCGCCGTCGTGTCGTTCAAGCGGGCGCTCGTGCTCGTGATGAACGAGAAGGCCACCGTGGTGGAACACACCGAGACCGATCCGGTGTGGGGCACCCGACGATCGTACGAACGCCCGGCCGTGATCATCCTGACCCGCTACGTGCGGGTGCCGGGCGGTCGTCACGTGCCGGTCACCCGGCGGGGCGTGCTGCGTCGTGACAACCATCACTGCGCCTACTGCGGCAAGGCGGCGTCGACGATCGACCATGTGCTGCCGCGCTCGCGCGGTGGCGCCGACTCGTGGGAGAACCTCGTCGCCTGCTGCCTGCGCTGCAACAACATCAAGAGCGATCGCACCCCGCAGGAGATGCACTGGGAGCTGCGCTTCACGCCGCACCCGCCGCGCGGCGCGCAGTGGACCGTCCGCGGCACCGAGCGCACCGACCCGCGGTGGGAGCCGTATCTCGCCCTCGCGGCGTGA